GTGTCCAGGAATACTCGCTCGTCTGTCGGAAGAGTTTGGTCAGTTCCAATCCTCCCATGCCTTCGCTCAGCTTGAGATCGGTCAAAATATAATCATAATGGTGTTCGAGTGCCGCCTTGAGTCCTTCTTCGGCCGTCATCGCGGTATCGACATCGTAATGATTGCGGAGATAATAGTAAACGAGATCGGCGGTGCGGCCAATATCCTCGATGTGCAGCACGCGATACCGCTGCCCTGGCTCGGGTACCGTGCCGGGAGGCGATGGCGGTACCAGCTCAATATCGGGACGCAACGAAAGCGTCACGCTGATATTTGGACCGTCGTCGGACTCAGATATGGCGACGTTTGCGTGTCCGGCAATCGTGCGGATTAGCCGAAGGGCTTCCTGACGTTTCATCATGATGACTCAGACCGTTTTCCATTACAGAAATTTTGTCCCGATCAGAGTCATGAACTCCGACCGGGTTTGAGCTTCCTTGAATGCGCCGAGCATCGCGCTTGTCGTTGTGACCGAATTTTGTTTTTCGACACCGCGCATCATCATGCACAGATGTCGCGCTTCACAAACGACTGCAACACCAACGGGATCGAGATATTCCTGGATCGTATCGGCAATCTGCCGCGTCATCCGCTCCTGCGTCTGAAGTCGCCGTGCGAACACTTCCACCATGCGCGGGAGCTTCGAAAGACCGACGATCTTCCCGTTCGGAATATACGCGATATGCGCCCGGCCGTAGAATGGCAGCAGATGATGCTCGCACATCGAGAAAAAGTCAATGTCTTTGACGACGACCATTTCGTCGTACTTTTCCTCGAAGATCGCGCCGTTCAGGATTTTTTTAATATTTGCCGTGTATCCATGCGTCAGGTATTCCCACGCGGCCGAAACCCGGTGGGGCGTTCGCCAGAGTCCGGCGCGCTCCGGGTCTTCGCCAATCTCGGTGAGCAATTCGCGGGTGAGTTCACGGATGCGAGGGTTTGACTCAGCCTCGTTCTCTGCCGGCCCCATCGCACATGCGGAAGCAATAAATCCTTCGCGCTCATTTGCGGGGAGTTCGTCCAGATTGCGGGTTCGATTCGGAAGTGTAGTAATACTCATCGAGAAGTTAAGAATGAAGAATTAGGCGTGACGAGTTAAGAATGAAGAGTCGGGGACAAGAGCACGCGGATAGCGGTCTCATGAAGTGAGCATTTGATGTAATCGGTTGCATTCCTGAATTTTTCATTCTTAATGCTTCATGGGAGCGCCGCGATATTCCGCGTAATTATTATCGCTCTCGGCAATTCGAACCGAATGAAGATGACCGTCTGTAATCTGCGGTTCCAGCAGATCCCAAACTTTCAGCGCGATATTCTCGGCCGTTGGGATAATCCCTTCAAGCTCGGGCACATCGTAATTCAGGTGCTTGTGATCGAACCGGCCAATAACATGCTCTTCCATCAGAGCCGCAAGCCGCTTCAGATCGATGACATATCCAGTTTCCGGGTCTGGCTCGCCGGCCACCGTTACTTCGACGATGTAGTTGTGCCCATGCCCGCGAGGGTTGTTGCATTTATCGAAGATGCGTTCATTCTCGGCATCGCTGAACTTCGGGTTGAAGAGCCGGTGCGCCGCGGAGAAATGCGCCTTACGGGTGACGTATACCATTATTAGGGGAAATAGAGAATAATGAACCCGCAACAGGGCTATTTTGTCCCACTTGGGACACGAGATTGAGCGATGAGTTACACTGGCTCCGAAAGATCTCGCGCAATCGACTCGCGTTGTTCGTTCGTAAGCTGGGTCGCGAAACGATAATTCGGATGCCGGACGATCAGGCTTACATCACTCTGTCCAAAGCGAATGCGCTCGACATCCTGATCGGTGAGGTGCCATCGAACATACTGGACGGCGCTGATGCGCCCTTCTTCGGACTGCTCCTCATCAAACTGCGTCGCGATCTCCCATTCGCCAATTACGAGGAAAATGCTATTTTCCGTCAGGCCCACGAGCGAATCGAGTGTCGGCTTGATCTTCTCTTTTTCTGTAATCTCGACGAGAAGCGTTGCCGATAGCTCATTCCGGGAGGGCAGGAGTTTGCTGTATGTATCAATCTCGTGCTGGATTGCCTCGTCATGCACGAGCCGCTCCGTGCGCAGCATTTCCTGAATCTGGAATTGCACCGTCATCCGGTTCTCGAAGACGAACGTCATGACCGGGCCGACCTGCACCCGCCGGTGCCGCTTCTCCTCGATTACGCGTTTGCGCAGTTCCGGTCGGATCTTTTCGTATTGGGCGATGTCAAGAATGTCAGTGAGGGTGATGGGCATAGGAGTTAAACAAGTGGTATCGCATCCTCGTTACCGTTCCCGCTTCTGCAACGCTCGTGTCAGCGTATCATTGAGCGAGGGTGCACGAAGGGTCTTTTCCTGTTTTGAATTACTATCATCAAGGCTTGGACGATCGAAACTCTGTGCGTGCGGCTGGGATTGCCCGATCGTTGATGGCTCTTCGGCATTCGTATCATCAATGAACGTCTTGCGGCCCGGCACCGAATCGGAGGAAGGTGGATTGTGCTGCCCACCATCGATCTTCGGCATGTACTCCAGGCCCTGTCCGTTCGTGTCGCCGGAATGGTCCTGAATGGGGAAGTTCGGCGAGCTCGTGTTGCTGTAACTCGTAACGAAGTATTGAATCGCAGGCCGGAGTGCTTCGTAGGTATACTTCATAAACAAACCCCAGATTGGCGCGGCGGCACGACCACCCTGTCCATCGGCCCCAGTGAATGCTACGCGTTTATCATCGAACCCGACCCATACGCCGGCAGTAAAATGTGGAGTGTAACCGATGAACCATGCATCAGCGAAATTCTGTGTCGTACCGGTCTTGCCCGCGGCGGGAAAGTGAAATCCGAGTGTGCGGATGCGCGCTGCCGTGCCGGCATTAACAACATCGCTCAATGCCGATGTCATCATGTGGCAAATGCGCGGCTCCAGAACATTTTCGAATTCCGGATGCGAACGATAAATGACTTTGCCGTTCCGGTCCTCGACCCGAACGATCGCATAGGGTGTCGCGCGGACGCCATCGTTGGCGAATGTGCTGTATGCGCTGGTCAACTCCATCGGACTTACTTCCGCGGTGCCCAACGCGATGGATGGATAAGGCGGGATGTTCGACTTGATGCCCAATCGCTTCGCCATGCGCGTCACATCGTTCAGATTTGTGATTTCGAGCAGAGCATGTACCGCACAAAGATTCACCGAATATTGTAACGCGGCTCGGATCGTACGGTAGCCTCCGACGGACTCTCCTTCGAAATTTCCGGGCGACCAAATGTGATCGCCATCCGGAATCGAGATCGGCTCGTTCGAGACTGAAGTCTCTGGTGTTGCGCCATGCTCGAAACAGGACGCATAAATGATCGGCTTGAATGCGCTGCCGGGCTGACGAACGATTTGCGTAACGTGATTCAGTCCGTAGCGGGCCTCCCGGAAATTCGAACTGCCGACCATGGCGAGGATCTGACCGGTCGACTGATCGAGACACACAAATCCGCACTGCATGCGAATGGCTGCATCTTTGACACTATCGACGAAGGCTTTGTCAGCGCGCAATCCGCGCTCGACGCTTTGCTTTGCCGGAATGCCCGCTGCAATGCGATACTCGGGGCGGGCATGGGCCGCTTTCATCAGGAGTGTATCGAGCAGGCCTTTATGTGCTGCCCAATTCCATCGTTTATCGACCACGTTCTGCTGGTACTCAGCGATGTGCTCCAGGACGGCCTTGTTCGCAGCGCGCTGCATGGTCGCGTTTAGCGTCGTGTACACCACGAGTCCATCGCGGTAGAGATCGTATCCCTGAAGCTCCGGCTGTTTCGTCAGCTCCTGACGGATCATCTCGACGAAATGCGGCGCGATGCCTTCGTAGCCTTTGGCATCCTGCACGCGCAATGGTGTCGCTTTGAACTCGCCGGCCTGATAGCGCGTGATGTACTTTGCATCGGCCATGTTATCGAGCACGGTGTTCCGGCGCGCAACCGCGTGATCGTAATCGTCGTCCGGATCGTAATTTTCCGGACCTTTGAGCAATCCAATAAGATACGCGCCCTCTTGTGGCAATAAATGACTGACATCTTTGCCAAAATATACCTGGCTGGCTGCTTCGATCCCATAGGCGCCGCGGCCAAAGTACGCGACGTTCAGATACATCGCGAGAATCTCATTTTTGGTATGCGACCGCTCGATCTGTACGGCGCTCGCCATTTCACGCAGCTTGCGTAGAATAGACTTTTCCTGAGAGAGATAGAGATTCCGAGCCAATTGTTGGGTGATCGTGCTCGCGCCTTGTCGCGGCGAGAGCGTGATGAGGTCCGTCCATGCCGCGCGGATATTGCCCCAGATGTTAATGCCCCAGTGGTGATAAAAATCGCGGTCCTCCGTTGCGATCAGCGCCGCTACGACATAGCGAGGCACTGACTTCAGATCGACGGTCGTCCGGTTCTTGATGAAGTACTGATCGAGCCGTTCACCATCGGCACTGATCAGCCGGGTGGCAATCTCCGGATGTGGATTTTCGAGTTGGTCCAGGGTCGGCATGCCTTTACTGACAGCAATCCAAAGCCAGACGCCAGCCAGTAGAAATCCGATAAATATGGAGCCGACGACAATTTCCCAACGGTGCAGGCTTCGGCGTTTCCGGTCGCGCTGTTCCGCATCCTCATTCGTTTCGATCAATGGCTCATCCAAGCCCCCATTTGGAGCGGATTCCTCGTGATCTTCGTGCCACCATCGATTCGGCATAATTGGGGGGGTTCAAGGAGCATTCTCGATCCGAAATCCCGCTTCGTCAAAGACCCCGTAGGTATAACTGCGGAGCCAATCGCCAAGATTAATGTACGTTCCGCCGTGTGCGGAAATGATCGCAGGATCATGCTTGTGGCCCATGACCACATAATCCGCTTCGCGATTCATAAGGATGTTCTCCGCGAATTGTCGGAGACCATCATATTTCTTGAGCGCATTGCGGGCATCCGTATGAAGTCGCGAGCGCCCGGATATCCATTCGGCAAAGGGAATGCCGAGGTCCGGATGTATGATCTTATAGGCCGCCTGCGCAAAGGGACTCCGTAAAAGTTTGCGCAAGAAAAGATAACCGGTGTCGTTCGCGGCCTTGCCATCGCCATGGGCAATATAAAAGCGTTTTCCAAGCAATTCGCGGCGAATATCCATGCGATGAAGCGGAATCGACAATTCCTCTTCGAAAAAGTCCCGATGCCCGAAATCATGATTGCCCATCAGATACTCGACCGGCACCCGGTCAGCGATCCGTGCCAGTGCGGCAATGGTGCGCACATGCCGTCGCGGGATCACATGGGCAAAATCGAACCAGGAATCGAATAAATCGCCAACGACAAAGACGCCACCGGCTTCACCACGAATAGCTTCATCGAGAATTTTGTCGAGCAACGTAAGCAAACGGCCTTCCCGGGCTCGGTCTTCCTCCCGAGGACCATAGCCCAAGTGCACATCACTAATGAAGTAATATCTCAAAGAAAAAGGAGCAGGTTGTATCGTGAATTGCAATTTTTTTTGCCCCATCCGTAACAATCGGGCCGCGAGAGTGTTTCTTCCTTGTACGTTTCATCGTGGATGGACGGTCATTCACCCTGATTTTATAGGACTTATATGATCCATCGGAGCTTCCTGTTTGTCGCCATCGGGTGCAGCTTGTTAGGCGGAATCCTTTTCGGAGGCTGCACCCCTGCCTGCGACATTGTCCCAACGCAATCGTTAGCCCATCTTCGGATCATCGATGCTGTCGCCGATGTGCCGGAGGTAACGATTCGAATCGACAACAGCAAAGTGTTCGATCACGCCTACTATAATCTCGATCGCTACACAGCACCGTTCCATCCGCTGGGCTACATCAGTCAGTACCTGGATGGCTCAGGCCTTTCGGCTGGCCCGCACCGTATTACCGTCTACGAAGGCCATGACACACTCGGCAGAGTCATACTCGATACTTCATTGACGCTCACCGAGCAGGATGAAACGCTGACTTGCGCCGGACTCCAGGCTGACCTCGCCAACGCACGTCCGCGAATTATCCAACTGTATGACGAGTGGCCATTCGATGGGACCGGCCCGTCACGGCTCCGATTTGTGCAGGCGGTTCCGGATCTGATCAAGGGAATCGATGTCTATTTTCTCGATTCCGGCAAAGGACCGCGGATCGATACGACCAACCATGTCGATACACTCAAGCCGGATATTCGGCTTGCTTTTGGAGAAGTAACGGATGGACAAGGGGGCGGACGAGGCACCGGCAAATCATTCTCGGACTATGTCGTGCTCGGTTACGCGCCGAACACGCTCATCACAATCGCGAAGGATACCAGCGCATCCGGCATTATCGTCCGTGTGCCATATCCGCTCAGCACGAGTGGGCTCTTCTCAACGATCCTGATTCGAGGCCGCGGACAGCCGGTAGATACCCAGGCGAATATTGCATTGGTCGATTTCCGTGATGGCTCGAAATTCGGCGGTTCGACATCCATCGATTATCGCCTCTATGGCGTCCGATTCCTCAATGCCACGAGGATCGACAGCTTGAGCCTCCTGGTCCACCAACCGGGAGCAATCAAGGCGGAGCCCGATCCTCGCGATAATTTGCCGCAGCAACAGGTCGTCTTCGATATCAAGCCCAACGCGATCTCCGAATACTGGCGACTGACAACCACCTTTGATTGGGACCCGATCTTCACGATCGCAAAATCGCACCATCAAACGGGTGCCGATAGCGTCTTTAACTTGCAGTTTGCGACAGAGGACAACGCGCGCTACACGCTGATCGCCGAGGAAACGACACCGCTTGGTTCTCCGAACTCTGTCATTTCCGTGCTCCGTCTCAATGATACGTTGGATATTCCAGCAAATGCGAATCAGTGCCGTGCTCGGTTCATCAATGCTTCGCCGGATCATGCGACGATCACCGTGACGGATTCCACGACGGGTGCTCTCATTGCTTCGCTTGGTGCAGAGGGCACGGTTGTCACGAAAGATATTCCGATCAGCAATCACACGATCAAGGTTAGCGATGGTACCAACTCCAAAAACATACCGCTAAACCTGACCAACGATTCGCCGATTTCCATCATCTTCACCGCCGCTTCCACAAGCGATTCATTCCCGTATGCCATCGCAACCAAATAAGCTGCCGATACTCCAGTTCATCACAAAAGAAGGCGGCTGCTCGCTCTGCGAGGAAGCCTTCGAAGAGGTCGAGTCCGCGAAAGACTACGTCGATTTCGAAGTTGAAATCGTGAAGCTCCGCGAGGGCGATAGCGATTGGGAGCGTTACAAAAACGACTTCCCGGTGATTCTGATCGATGGCAAATTTGCATTCCGACACCGCACGACACGGGACCTTCTGATTCGAAAGCTGCAGCCAAAACCGAAGTGGAAGTTTTGGTCACGGAATCAATGACAGCAATGACGACACAGGATCCCGATGGAAGCGTTCGATAAGAGCTACATTATCTAAGAGTAACTTCTCAATAACCTTGGTCGGACAATTGCCCGAGAATATCCCAATGACCTTCGGAGGAAAGCCGTAAAGAAGGCTCCGATGATGGAAGTCTGCGTCTTTGGATACAATGCAGAAGTCATTTGCAATGGCATATTCCCAGATATCTTCGTCTGGCGAACGCTATAGGCCGATGTCCCGAACATGGTGCGTGCCGGGAGAGCACTTACAAGCTTGTGTGAGAGATTCTCATCAAGCAACAGTCTCATGCTGCGAGTCCCATAATCTGACGCTCTCTATCGGCGGCAAACGCCAAACAGGCCTGGAAATCTTCTGGCTCGAGGTCGGGGAAATCGGCAAGAATCTCTTCATTCGTCATGCCCGAAGCCATATAGTCGAGCACATCATATACGGTAATGCGTAGCCCACGAATACATGGCTTGCCGCTACGCTTACCCGGTTCGATCGTGATGCGGTCCCTGTAGTCCATGAAGGACGAACTACGAGCGGTACGGAGGAATTCCTTAATGCTCGACGATCATTCGTTGTGCGATTTCACCTGTAGCGGTCTTGAGCCGGTAGATATACGCCCCGCTTGCGAGCCGGCTCGTATTGAACGACACTCGTTGCAGACCGGCTTCTTGCCGCTGATCGATGATGCGCTCGAGCTCCGCACCGCTGGTGCTGAAAATTCCTAACTCAACAGGCCCTGATGCGGGCAGCGCATATTCTATTGTCGTGAGGCCTGAAGCGGGATTGGGATAATTCTCCATCAGCGTCAGACCCATCGCGTTCGGGTCCGCCGCGACAGCTTGCTGCGGCTGCGCTTTGAATATCCCAAGCGAAGTCCAATTCGAATTCGTCGAGTATGTGCCGTTGGTGTCGGCAGTCAGAATAGACCGGATGTCCGAATCAATTTGCGTTTGCGAACCACCTTCCATGAGCCATTCATTCAGCATGGTGGTGTAAACATTTCGAAACTCATGCTGCGGATCGTAGGCCAGATTACCAGCGATGAGCGAGTTCGTGTCAAGCTTCGGATCGCTGCCGTGCACACCCGGAATGACTTGTGTTGAAATCACAAAATGCGGCGCGGCGGTACCGTGATCGGTGCCGGAACCATTCTCTTTGGGACGCCGGCCGAATTCGGAATATGTCATGATGGCAACCTGATCGGCGATACCGAATGCCTCAAGATCTTGCTGGAATGCCAGGAGCGCATCGCTCAGTGCGCCAAGGAGTTTGGCCTGTCCTGTCAATTCATTTGAGTGCGTATCGTAACTGCCTTGCGTGACAAGGTAGATCTTTGTCTGGACCTGTCCCAAATCGATCTGGCTCTTGATCATTTGTGCGATGCCCGCGAAATCCGTCGCAAGGGCGTTGCCTGTAGGATAGGTCACGTTGTTAGATGAGACGCTCCGTCCGCCGATCGTTTGTGCGTAAATCTCCGTCTCTTCCTGGATGATGCGAACATACGCAAGCTCATTGTATTGCGTCGTCGGGTTCGGCGGGATCGCATCGTAATGGTGGGTGCTCGGATTCGACGCTGTCGGCATCTGGTTGATCGCGACACCCATGCCGCCGGTCTGTGCAAGAAAGAGATTGCTCAGCGCGTTACCAAATTCGACCGCGAGTGGCCAACTTCCCGACGGAATCGTCTGTGGCGGATAACCGGGATTTTGAGAGAGCAAATAGCGTCCAATCCAGCCAGTGGAAGCATAGATTGAGGGATCGGTCGCCGTGTTCCAAATATCGGTCCCACGAAAATGCGAGAGGCTCGGTGTCGCGTACCCGACGTTCTGCAAAATGGCAACTTTGCTTTCAGCATAGAGCGTACTCAGGCCGGTCATCGCGCCATGAAATGCGAGCGTATTATGGTCCGGGAGCACGAGCAGATTGTCGGCAGTCTTATCGAGTCCGAGCGTGGGCCGAAGTTGCTTATAGAGCGAATCGGTATATGGCACGAGACAATTCAGTCCATCATTGCCACCCTGAAGTTGGACGATGACGAGCACTTTATTATTGTTCGCACTCGTCGTTTCGAGCGCGCGCCGGAGCGGCGAGCGCCCGAGCGCGCGAACGGGCCGTCCACCGATGAGCACCGGAAGAGTATTGACTGCTACGCCAAGTTTAAGTCCTGTCTTAAGAAAATCGCGACGTTTCATAAACCGCCTCCATGTCCCTTCTTTACTTTAATTGAAGGGGATGTTATTAATAGAGTTGAAATTCCGGCAAGTTGGTCATGAGTACCGCGAAATTCTTCGCGCCCAATGTATTGTACTGGTAGTTCGGATTCGGATACGTCCCTTGAATATCGATATCGAGATCTCCGCCTTCATTTGGCCCGAGTGTAAATGCGAGCGAAGCCGCTTCGAGGCTCTGACTCAATGCGGCAGAGGGCAGCGATTGGGCATTGGCAATTTGGCTTGCGTAGCGATCGGCATCGAAGGCCAAATTCCAGTTCTTTTTCGCATTGACCAATGCATTATTCACGATGCCGAGACTATAAATCTCTCGGTTCTGGAATGTGCCGGTCGAGATCCAGTTATGACCGCCGGGCCAACCTTTGACGTTTGGAGGATTCAGAAGTTGTTGACCCTGGCCACTCATGATCGAGGTAATAACCGAAAGCGTCGGATTCGGATCGCCATACGTGTTGTATCCCTGAGTATCGGTACCGGTGACCGGTGGATCGGCCGCATTGAATGCGGGATAGCTGAGTGCTAACTCGCGGACAAGGCTCCCAAAAAATTCAGCAGGGCTTTTCAATTGTGCGCCGATCGTATTCACGTCGTAAAAATGCGCGCTCGAAAGCAGCGCTCGCATGACCGGTGCGATCTCGAAATTATTCGCAAGCATGACGGTTGCCATTGTATCGATCACGCTGGGATTCGGCACATAATAGACGAATGCCTGATAGAGCTTCTGGCAAACAAAGTAAGCGGCGTTATAGCCCTGCGGCGTGCCTTGCTCGAATATGATATTGAGCACATCCTGAAGTCCCCAATTCCCCGTCTGGCCTAAAAATGTCTTGACACCGGTATCTCGACGATCGGGATTTCCGTTGGTGCCATCCCAGAGGACGCCGGTATATGGGGCGGTCTTTCCTTCCTTCCATCCAGCCAAGGCCCGAGCGGCATTTTGCACATCGGTCTCAGTGTAGTTCGGTTGAGCGGTTTTCGGGTCGAGAATGCCGAGTGTGAACAGCTCCATCAACTCACGAGCGAAATTCTCGTTGATGTGCGGCGTGCCATTCTCGACAAAATTCTGATCGCCGTTCAAATAGACCAGCATCGCCGGATTGATTGCGATCGCGTGGGCAAACGTCTTGAAATTCCCAAGCGCATACTGACGGCAGGTCTGCAAGTACGAATACATATACGGCGCCAACTGCACTGTGAGCGAGCCAGTCACAAAATGATTGGTCCAGAGCAGTGT
The window above is part of the Bacteroidota bacterium genome. Proteins encoded here:
- a CDS encoding response regulator translates to MMKRQEALRLIRTIAGHANVAISESDDGPNISVTLSLRPDIELVPPSPPGTVPEPGQRYRVLHIEDIGRTADLVYYYLRNHYDVDTAMTAEEGLKAALEHHYDYILTDLKLSEGMGGLELTKLFRQTSEYSWTPIIGVAGFATEEDVRLSMAAGCSAFLSKPFLKSDLLRILHELETRIIKVKAAQAAGA
- the folE gene encoding GTP cyclohydrolase I FolE, whose translation is MGPAENEAESNPRIRELTRELLTEIGEDPERAGLWRTPHRVSAAWEYLTHGYTANIKKILNGAIFEEKYDEMVVVKDIDFFSMCEHHLLPFYGRAHIAYIPNGKIVGLSKLPRMVEVFARRLQTQERMTRQIADTIQEYLDPVGVAVVCEARHLCMMMRGVEKQNSVTTTSAMLGAFKEAQTRSEFMTLIGTKFL
- a CDS encoding 6-carboxytetrahydropterin synthase; this encodes MVYVTRKAHFSAAHRLFNPKFSDAENERIFDKCNNPRGHGHNYIVEVTVAGEPDPETGYVIDLKRLAALMEEHVIGRFDHKHLNYDVPELEGIIPTAENIALKVWDLLEPQITDGHLHSVRIAESDNNYAEYRGAPMKH
- a CDS encoding DUF3501 family protein translates to MPITLTDILDIAQYEKIRPELRKRVIEEKRHRRVQVGPVMTFVFENRMTVQFQIQEMLRTERLVHDEAIQHEIDTYSKLLPSRNELSATLLVEITEKEKIKPTLDSLVGLTENSIFLVIGEWEIATQFDEEQSEEGRISAVQYVRWHLTDQDVERIRFGQSDVSLIVRHPNYRFATQLTNEQRESIARDLSEPV
- a CDS encoding PBP1A family penicillin-binding protein codes for the protein MPNRWWHEDHEESAPNGGLDEPLIETNEDAEQRDRKRRSLHRWEIVVGSIFIGFLLAGVWLWIAVSKGMPTLDQLENPHPEIATRLISADGERLDQYFIKNRTTVDLKSVPRYVVAALIATEDRDFYHHWGINIWGNIRAAWTDLITLSPRQGASTITQQLARNLYLSQEKSILRKLREMASAVQIERSHTKNEILAMYLNVAYFGRGAYGIEAASQVYFGKDVSHLLPQEGAYLIGLLKGPENYDPDDDYDHAVARRNTVLDNMADAKYITRYQAGEFKATPLRVQDAKGYEGIAPHFVEMIRQELTKQPELQGYDLYRDGLVVYTTLNATMQRAANKAVLEHIAEYQQNVVDKRWNWAAHKGLLDTLLMKAAHARPEYRIAAGIPAKQSVERGLRADKAFVDSVKDAAIRMQCGFVCLDQSTGQILAMVGSSNFREARYGLNHVTQIVRQPGSAFKPIIYASCFEHGATPETSVSNEPISIPDGDHIWSPGNFEGESVGGYRTIRAALQYSVNLCAVHALLEITNLNDVTRMAKRLGIKSNIPPYPSIALGTAEVSPMELTSAYSTFANDGVRATPYAIVRVEDRNGKVIYRSHPEFENVLEPRICHMMTSALSDVVNAGTAARIRTLGFHFPAAGKTGTTQNFADAWFIGYTPHFTAGVWVGFDDKRVAFTGADGQGGRAAAPIWGLFMKYTYEALRPAIQYFVTSYSNTSSPNFPIQDHSGDTNGQGLEYMPKIDGGQHNPPSSDSVPGRKTFIDDTNAEEPSTIGQSQPHAQSFDRPSLDDSNSKQEKTLRAPSLNDTLTRALQKRER
- a CDS encoding UDP-2,3-diacylglucosamine diphosphatase; this encodes MGQKKLQFTIQPAPFSLRYYFISDVHLGYGPREEDRAREGRLLTLLDKILDEAIRGEAGGVFVVGDLFDSWFDFAHVIPRRHVRTIAALARIADRVPVEYLMGNHDFGHRDFFEEELSIPLHRMDIRRELLGKRFYIAHGDGKAANDTGYLFLRKLLRSPFAQAAYKIIHPDLGIPFAEWISGRSRLHTDARNALKKYDGLRQFAENILMNREADYVVMGHKHDPAIISAHGGTYINLGDWLRSYTYGVFDEAGFRIENAP
- a CDS encoding glutaredoxin family protein; this encodes MPSQPNKLPILQFITKEGGCSLCEEAFEEVESAKDYVDFEVEIVKLREGDSDWERYKNDFPVILIDGKFAFRHRTTRDLLIRKLQPKPKWKFWSRNQ
- a CDS encoding DUF433 domain-containing protein produces the protein MDYRDRITIEPGKRSGKPCIRGLRITVYDVLDYMASGMTNEEILADFPDLEPEDFQACLAFAADRERQIMGLAA
- a CDS encoding DUF1501 domain-containing protein, which encodes MKRRDFLKTGLKLGVAVNTLPVLIGGRPVRALGRSPLRRALETTSANNNKVLVIVQLQGGNDGLNCLVPYTDSLYKQLRPTLGLDKTADNLLVLPDHNTLAFHGAMTGLSTLYAESKVAILQNVGYATPSLSHFRGTDIWNTATDPSIYASTGWIGRYLLSQNPGYPPQTIPSGSWPLAVEFGNALSNLFLAQTGGMGVAINQMPTASNPSTHHYDAIPPNPTTQYNELAYVRIIQEETEIYAQTIGGRSVSSNNVTYPTGNALATDFAGIAQMIKSQIDLGQVQTKIYLVTQGSYDTHSNELTGQAKLLGALSDALLAFQQDLEAFGIADQVAIMTYSEFGRRPKENGSGTDHGTAAPHFVISTQVIPGVHGSDPKLDTNSLIAGNLAYDPQHEFRNVYTTMLNEWLMEGGSQTQIDSDIRSILTADTNGTYSTNSNWTSLGIFKAQPQQAVAADPNAMGLTLMENYPNPASGLTTIEYALPASGPVELGIFSTSGAELERIIDQRQEAGLQRVSFNTSRLASGAYIYRLKTATGEIAQRMIVEH
- a CDS encoding DUF1800 domain-containing protein; translated protein: MERRTLLKAGGAAASLIGAGSIFETLEPSGAVAARRTDRAWYRMRSNLTPLDAPLQTESNDLTPYTGPWSDELLHHLLRRSMFGVPPAQFAEAKSLGTMSAVLDRLLAAADLGSVPLPPDPAAWVWDLTPPSPKDPNYQVEATNFNRLHGNRINQIANWWFDLIVKEDLSLREKLTLLWTNHFVTGSLTVQLAPYMYSYLQTCRQYALGNFKTFAHAIAINPAMLVYLNGDQNFVENGTPHINENFARELMELFTLGILDPKTAQPNYTETDVQNAARALAGWKEGKTAPYTGVLWDGTNGNPDRRDTGVKTFLGQTGNWGLQDVLNIIFEQGTPQGYNAAYFVCQKLYQAFVYYVPNPSVIDTMATVMLANNFEIAPVMRALLSSAHFYDVNTIGAQLKSPAEFFGSLVRELALSYPAFNAADPPVTGTDTQGYNTYGDPNPTLSVITSIMSGQGQQLLNPPNVKGWPGGHNWISTGTFQNREIYSLGIVNNALVNAKKNWNLAFDADRYASQIANAQSLPSAALSQSLEAASLAFTLGPNEGGDLDIDIQGTYPNPNYQYNTLGAKNFAVLMTNLPEFQLY